Part of the Primulina huaijiensis isolate GDHJ02 chromosome 15, ASM1229523v2, whole genome shotgun sequence genome is shown below.
TGATTGAGCTTGGGAATCAGTACGAAAAACCCAAATCCCGAAATTTCCTGGGCCTTCAGAAAGCTGACAGATTATTCCTCAATATGTACATAATTTTCgatattggtttttttttttgtttagcaGGTTCCGAGGACGCTGAAATTCCTTTTGTATCTACATTTATGTACTGAGTTTCATGCCATAGCAACACGAGAACTTTGGCAGTCAAAACCTTCCACCCTTATGGCAGCTTGTTTTTTTTCAAACCCGACTTTGGGATGAGCTGATGACGAAAGAGCTGGATTCGATGGCGAAAAGCAATTGGAGGCTCGGGGTTCAACCCTGAAATGGGAATCTTGCACTACAGGATTTGCGGCTCTGCAGGGAGGCGATCCAAAGAAGAACGGAGGAGATGATGGTAGAGCAGCGCATTGTTCTGCTTTATAGTCCTGGAAAAACAAGAGAATGTTAAATgggacaataaaactaaaatctgATAATGGGACTCTGCAGGTTGCATGATATTGTATGTATGCACAAAAGCCACAATCATTGCCAGAGTAACATTTGAAGGAAATGGCCGATACCGAAAAGATCTCCGGATCAACCTACAGATCATTTGGATTCCTTTAGTAACGAGCATTCGGATCATAACTACGTGCAATTTACATTGACGGAAGCTCTACATGCAAATATGAAATACCACTAAAGGGATCCGATTAACATGGTAATTCATTAGATAACACTTCACAAATCCCATCTGCCAGGAAACTGTTAAATTCATCGAAAGCTCACCGCAAAACAACCAACCATGAGACTCCTAAATGAAGTAATTTTCAAGGCCTTCTGCTGCTTCTCTTTTTTTCGTTCTTTAGGACAAAAACTCGTCACCAGAATTAAGAATATGTCAAATAATGTCATCATGTGTGAAGATAAACATAACCCAAAAAATTTCAAAGCTTGTGCTCATGAATTTAACAATTTCAGCCGAAAATTGATCGAATTACACGCAGAATTTCGTGAGAACGTCAAGCCCTTATTATATCTTAGGCAAATAATCCAAAACAACATATCAGACAAATTTTATCCAGCCCAGACCAGAGTGGCAGAATTTACCTTACGAAGAATTAGGTCCAGCAATTCATCCCCAGTTATCGAATCAGAAACCTCGACATCGTTACTGCTCCAAAAAAAGGCACTCCAAATCAATAAACTAAACACAAAAAACAAATACAGAAAATTAATCGTGAGCACGAACATTGCTAAAACCTCACCGTATGCGAAATCTCAATGGCATTATGGAGGAATTGAGGTTGTATGGCCCGACCCTGCGGGGCTTGGGGCAAACAACCCGACCCATTGCCATCGGATCTTCGCAACAATTCATGCAAGCAATTCTTCACATCTGATGCAATTTTGCAGAATCAAACAGattcaatattattatgggAGAAAAATATGAGAAGTTGcctaaattttttgaattttttggaaTATAAAAGTTATATTGAAATTAAACCAAatgatttttttccctttttaataataatattgtagtgaatattattaaaatatactaTCAGTCgaagtatatatatacattatatGTGCAAAAATTAATGTTAAATTCGAAGTATATAAATttgagaaaatgatttatttatgttccATCGTGAAATTGAAAAGAAATGTTGTTTAATTCGGACGAAATATTGAATAAAAGGTGGGAAAGattaattaaaactaataaCCATACGTAAACGATGTGTTcatgtaaatttaaattttatctaaaatatagatttatatttttacataataaatttatatatgaaatataattattttaaataaaaataactaattatgcttggttttatttaaaatataacggtaaatatattttggagaaaaaaatattgatatgacatgaaaaaataaaagtgaTTATTAACTATACATCAACCTTAATACTAGTAAAGTAATAGAAATAGatttaatgttttttattttggcaaaaatttgtgtgagacggtctcacgagtcgtattttgtgagacgaatatcttatttaggttatccatgaaaaaatatttatttttatgctaagagtattaatttttattgtgaatatcggtaggattgacccgtctcacagataaagattcgtgagaccgtcttacaaaagATCtactcttttatttttaaaagataggAGAGAAATTTCTTAATTGTAAAAAAGATTTCAACAACATACCAAAAAATAGTTACTTTCTCTGCTTAACTTTTGTATGAATaagtttgttaaaaaaataataaaataacaaagaattttgacataaaatataattttgttctCAACGCTCGTGTTCAAGACACAAGTAGAAGACAAAAAAtgtgttaaaaaaaacaaaggtAAAAAAATCGTTGATATTATAGTAGTTACCAATCCCCCACCAAATTggctaattttataaaatcgtCGCTCATATAAGAACGATTTTGTTTTGATATACAAATAGGATATAATTAAATCACAAGAAAGGCAGAAGTAATTGAAGTAtatttcttaataaaaaaatataattagatTGTAAATGGAAACAAAGAGGTAAATCATTTGGAAGCATGGTTATGAAACTTTGATGCATgctttttgttattatttaaattCGTTTATAAATGTGCATCAAAGAGTTATTAATATCACCCGTGGGGATCGTGGAGTAGTTCCAAAGTTTTCGGAGAGCCTCGAGTCCAAATCCACGTTAAAACAAAAATTCACACAAGAGCACAGGCAATATCAGCATCAAATGCTGCTATATTTCAAGACAGTAAAATTTGTTCAAACAAGAAAAGCAGGGTACAACACTTAAACACACCAAATATCAAAATCGTCTAGATATTAGGGATCCACATTTTCTGAAATTGAAGTAAACAATTCAATTTTTCACAAGAGGGAAAAAAACAAAAGCACGGATGTTCAAAACATTCTTCCAGTTTCAGCAAAAAAGGGTCTCCAGGTCAAAACTTGAAATCCCAACAAAATGTCTACAATGAGTACACATAGATGACTATGCCTCTGTTACTGGGAACTCAAAGATAACGTCTTTCCCTGAAAGCTTCCGGTATACTCCAGCAAATGTCTCCAACTTACTCTCAGTATCATTCCTAGATTTGGGATCCAAAAAAACCTGCAACAAGCCGAAAATTGATGGTAAAACCATGTACAATGGtgccaagaaaaagaaaaatcgagATAAAAAAGATGTCAAGAAATCATCACCTTCATAATCTTTGATCCATCAAGCCTATATCTGATGCGTTTTCCAACAATCTCGGCGGGATAAACAACATCCTCCATCACGGCCTCATGCACAGCCGTAAGAGTACGTGTGCGTGGCCTCTGGACGGCAGAGCCTTTCTTTGGAGGACGCAAAATTCTCCTGGTAGCAATTAGAACCACTTCCtgcttgtccaaaaattatcaTAAGCAGTTGTCGAGCGATTAAACATGCGTCAATGCCCACTACCGAAAACAAAATACACTTGAACGAACACCACATGCAGTGGAGATGAAGTTTAAGGTCATACAAAGATGCAACAGctgcaaagaaaaaaaaaaggaagcaATTCCATTTTCTTGTAATAAGCTTTTCTGTCCTGGTCTTTTATATTATCACAAATGAAAACAAAACCACCACCATCCACGACAATCTTTCCAATTTGAGTGACCATAAGCAAAG
Proteins encoded:
- the LOC140958677 gene encoding uncharacterized protein, yielding MNCCEDPMAMGRVVCPKPRRVGPYNLNSSIMPLRFRIRNDVEVSDSITGDELLDLILRKDYKAEQCAALPSSPPFFFGSPPCRAANPVVQDSHFRVEPRASNCFSPSNPALSSSAHPKVGFEKKQAAIRVEGFDCQSSRVAMA
- the LOC140959046 gene encoding small ribosomal subunit protein eS7-like → MYTALQKIHKDKNAEPTEFEETVAQALFDLENTNQEIKSDLKDLYINSALQVDVSGGKKAVVIHVPYRLRKAFRKIQPRLVRELEKKFSGKEVVLIATRRILRPPKKGSAVQRPRTRTLTAVHEAVMEDVVYPAEIVGKRIRYRLDGSKIMKVFLDPKSRNDTESKLETFAGVYRKLSGKDVIFEFPVTEA